A DNA window from Haliovirga abyssi contains the following coding sequences:
- a CDS encoding ABC transporter ATP-binding protein: protein MKGIKLIYKYTKGNRKLYILSIIAVIMATVVSFLSPVIIKFTIDYIIGDQSFEINNVINKFIGFFGDRDFLSKKIWIMGIIIIVIAVAEGGFNYLKGKWSAMASENIAKNLREKLYEKLQYMYFDYYTNAKTGDLVQRCTSDVETVKTFFSMQLVEVGRTIFLVVVALSFMLSLSIKMTLAAMVLIPAILIFSLYFHMKIQKVFLETDEAEGEMSAGLQENLTGVRVVRAFAREKYEMERFDEKNLNFRDLVYKLLKTIAIFESRVDFLSIIQIGIVTVYGTYLTVKGEISLGTLVLFLSYERMLLWPIRMFGRILADMGKAFVSAERIEEILNEDSEQGEKDGIKPEIKGNISFENIFFEYIEGKEVLNNISLNIKKGQTVAILGATGSGKTSLVNLLTKFYDYKSGSIKIDDTELNKIDKRWIRENISIVLQEPFMFSKSIKDNLYLANKHTSEYEIYDAAKIATIHDVINSFSEGYETVLGEKGVNLSGGQKQRLSIARALLKKSPILIFDDSLSAVDTETDREIRKALNDRKHKATTIIIAHRMTTIAGADVIVVLDKGKIVQQGTHKELINQNGIYKRIWNIQNELKDDINEESVFEEDVENVEVSI from the coding sequence ATGAAAGGGATAAAATTAATATATAAATATACAAAAGGGAATAGGAAACTTTACATTTTATCAATAATTGCAGTAATTATGGCAACTGTAGTTTCTTTTTTATCACCTGTTATTATAAAGTTTACAATTGATTATATAATAGGTGATCAGTCTTTTGAAATTAATAATGTGATAAATAAATTTATTGGATTTTTTGGAGATAGAGATTTTTTATCAAAAAAAATATGGATAATGGGAATAATCATAATTGTTATAGCTGTAGCTGAAGGAGGTTTTAATTATTTAAAAGGAAAATGGTCAGCAATGGCTTCAGAAAATATTGCAAAGAATTTAAGAGAAAAACTTTATGAAAAGTTACAATATATGTATTTTGATTATTATACAAATGCAAAAACTGGAGATCTAGTGCAAAGATGTACTTCTGATGTTGAAACTGTAAAGACATTTTTTTCGATGCAGTTAGTAGAAGTTGGAAGAACTATATTTTTAGTAGTGGTTGCCTTATCTTTTATGCTTTCGTTAAGTATAAAAATGACATTAGCTGCAATGGTTCTTATACCTGCAATACTTATTTTTTCATTATACTTTCATATGAAAATACAGAAAGTATTTTTGGAAACAGATGAGGCTGAAGGAGAAATGTCTGCAGGATTACAAGAAAATCTTACAGGTGTGAGAGTTGTAAGAGCATTTGCAAGAGAAAAATATGAGATGGAGAGATTTGATGAAAAAAATTTAAATTTTAGAGATCTTGTATATAAACTCTTAAAAACTATAGCAATATTTGAGTCAAGAGTCGATTTTTTAAGTATAATACAGATAGGGATAGTTACAGTATATGGAACGTATCTTACTGTAAAGGGTGAAATATCGCTTGGAACTTTAGTGCTGTTTTTATCTTATGAAAGAATGCTTTTGTGGCCTATAAGAATGTTTGGAAGAATATTAGCAGATATGGGAAAAGCATTTGTATCTGCCGAAAGGATAGAAGAAATATTGAATGAAGATAGCGAACAAGGAGAAAAAGATGGAATAAAGCCTGAAATAAAGGGAAATATATCATTTGAAAATATATTTTTTGAGTATATAGAGGGAAAAGAGGTATTAAATAATATTTCATTAAATATAAAGAAAGGTCAGACTGTAGCTATATTAGGTGCAACAGGTTCAGGAAAAACTTCTCTTGTAAATTTATTAACAAAATTTTATGATTATAAAAGTGGTTCAATAAAAATAGATGATACTGAATTGAATAAAATAGATAAAAGATGGATAAGAGAAAATATAAGTATAGTTTTGCAAGAACCATTTATGTTTTCAAAATCAATAAAAGATAATTTATATCTTGCAAATAAACATACTAGCGAATATGAAATATATGATGCAGCAAAAATAGCGACTATACATGACGTTATAAATTCATTTTCAGAAGGATATGAAACAGTATTGGGTGAAAAGGGAGTAAATTTATCAGGAGGGCAAAAACAAAGGCTTTCTATAGCACGTGCACTTTTAAAGAAAAGTCCAATACTTATATTTGATGATTCTTTAAGTGCTGTTGATACAGAAACAGACAGAGAAATAAGAAAAGCTTTAAATGATAGGAAACACAAGGCTACAACAATAATAATTGCTCATAGAATGACGACTATTGCAGGAGCAGATGTTATAGTGGTTTTGGATAAAGGTAAAATAGTGCAACAAGGAACACATAAGGAATTAATTAATCAAAATGGTATTTATAAAAGGATTTGGAATATACAAAATGAATTGAAAGATGATATAAATGAAGAAAGTGTATTTGAAGAGGATGTAGAAAATGTCGAAGTTTCAATATAA
- a CDS encoding ABC transporter ATP-binding protein: MTVLNEEEFNEKIDFGIWKKILEFAKPYRKHMILLAVVMIIVGAQDVAIPLMTKYAIDHFINGKTTSGLYFYLGVYILLAISQAFHVRMLIVLAGKIDSGTCYQIRKAGFNRLQELSFTYYDKTAVGWMMARLTSDVQKLGDMIAWGMVDIVWGFTVMIGIAGVMVVLNWKLAIFALSAIPALLFISKYFQNKILGSYREVRKLNSKITSSFNEGISGAKTTKALACEPKNINEFKNQTGEMYSASVRAAIFSSLYLPIVISIGSIGTALVLWKGGNAVSAGAITFGTLTAFLAYTIQFFDPLREIARVISEFQSAQAAAERVISLVKTEPDIVDNAEVIEKYGTSNNPKKENWEEIEGEIEFENVSFAYKKGEQVLKNFNLKVKKGEKIAIVGETGSGKSTIVNLICRFYEPNEGRIIIDGKDYKDRSLGWLHSRLGYVLQSPHLFSGTIMENIRYGKLEASDEEIIEAAKLAKADEFIEKMENGYNTEVGEGGSRLSTGEKQLISFARAILADPKIFVLDEATSSVDTETEKKIQEATEMILEKRTSFIIAHRLSTIKNADRILVIDNGKMIEEGSHHELILKKGHYFKLYSNQFIEENEVQYLSN; this comes from the coding sequence ATGACAGTATTAAATGAAGAAGAGTTTAATGAAAAAATAGATTTTGGAATATGGAAAAAAATTCTTGAATTTGCAAAACCTTATAGAAAACATATGATTTTATTGGCAGTTGTAATGATAATAGTGGGAGCACAAGATGTCGCTATACCTCTTATGACGAAATATGCAATAGATCATTTTATAAATGGAAAAACTACATCAGGACTATATTTTTATCTTGGTGTATATATTTTACTAGCTATATCTCAAGCTTTTCATGTACGGATGCTTATAGTACTTGCTGGAAAAATAGATTCAGGGACATGTTATCAGATAAGAAAAGCTGGTTTTAATAGGCTTCAAGAGCTGTCTTTTACATATTATGATAAAACGGCTGTGGGATGGATGATGGCAAGGCTTACTTCTGACGTTCAAAAGCTTGGAGATATGATAGCTTGGGGAATGGTTGATATAGTGTGGGGATTTACAGTTATGATAGGAATTGCAGGTGTAATGGTTGTCCTTAACTGGAAACTTGCAATATTTGCTCTTTCGGCAATTCCTGCACTTTTGTTTATAAGCAAATATTTTCAAAATAAAATACTTGGAAGCTACAGAGAAGTAAGAAAGTTAAATTCAAAAATAACAAGTTCATTTAATGAAGGGATAAGTGGAGCAAAAACTACAAAAGCTCTTGCGTGTGAGCCTAAGAATATAAATGAATTTAAAAATCAAACTGGAGAAATGTATTCTGCTTCTGTAAGGGCAGCAATTTTTTCATCGTTATATCTTCCTATAGTTATAAGTATTGGAAGTATTGGGACAGCACTTGTATTATGGAAAGGTGGGAATGCAGTATCAGCAGGAGCTATAACATTTGGGACTTTAACTGCTTTTTTAGCATATACAATACAATTTTTTGATCCATTACGTGAAATCGCAAGAGTTATTTCTGAATTTCAATCAGCACAAGCAGCAGCAGAAAGAGTGATTTCTCTTGTAAAAACAGAGCCTGATATAGTTGATAATGCAGAAGTAATAGAAAAATATGGTACCTCTAATAATCCTAAAAAAGAAAATTGGGAAGAGATAGAAGGAGAAATTGAATTTGAAAATGTATCTTTTGCTTATAAAAAAGGTGAACAGGTGTTAAAAAATTTCAATCTAAAAGTTAAAAAAGGAGAAAAAATTGCAATTGTAGGTGAAACAGGGTCAGGAAAATCTACCATAGTAAATCTTATATGTAGATTTTATGAGCCGAATGAAGGAAGAATAATTATTGATGGAAAAGATTATAAAGATAGATCTCTTGGATGGCTTCATTCAAGATTAGGATATGTTTTGCAGTCACCACATCTTTTTAGTGGGACAATAATGGAAAATATAAGATATGGGAAACTTGAAGCTAGCGATGAAGAGATTATAGAAGCTGCAAAACTTGCAAAAGCAGATGAATTTATAGAAAAGATGGAAAATGGATATAATACAGAAGTTGGAGAAGGTGGAAGCAGGTTATCTACAGGAGAAAAACAGCTTATATCTTTTGCAAGAGCAATTTTAGCAGATCCTAAAATATTTGTATTAGATGAAGCTACATCTTCAGTGGATACAGAAACAGAAAAGAAAATACAAGAAGCTACAGAAATGATACTTGAAAAACGGACAAGTTTTATAATTGCACATAGGTTATCAACTATAAAAAATGCAGATAGAATATTGGTAATAGACAATGGAAAAATGATAGAGGAAGGTTCACATCATGAGCTTATATTAAAAAAAGGACATTATTTTAAACTCTATTCAAATCAATTTATAGAAGAAAATGAAGTGCAATACTTGAGCAATTAG
- a CDS encoding PstS family phosphate ABC transporter substrate-binding protein gives MKKSLVVIMLGIFISVVATAGVFDFLFKKGNSKKRIEVTLRGSTTVLPIGMAVTEQFSKENKRSRVSVSGGGSSTGIKALLDGSVDIAEASRAMKSKEYDIAKSKGMKIKEIVVAFDGIAIVVNPSNGVTALTKEQVKKIYKGEITNWKEVGGPDKAIVAVGRDTASGTREAFDHLVMDKEEPATGVLELASNNAVLDDVENTKGGIGYIGLGYVNHQVKALTINGIKPTFDTVKNKTYPVSRNLYWYTTEDKINNVNGVKQLIDYLLGEKGQAIVKSQGFVPVK, from the coding sequence ATGAAAAAGAGTTTAGTAGTAATAATGTTAGGAATATTTATTTCGGTAGTAGCAACAGCAGGTGTATTTGATTTCTTATTTAAAAAAGGTAATTCAAAAAAGAGAATAGAAGTTACGTTAAGAGGTTCTACAACAGTATTACCAATAGGTATGGCAGTAACAGAACAATTTTCTAAAGAGAATAAAAGGTCTAGAGTATCAGTAAGTGGTGGAGGATCTTCTACTGGAATAAAAGCTTTATTAGATGGAAGTGTTGATATTGCAGAGGCATCAAGAGCGATGAAATCTAAAGAATATGATATAGCAAAATCTAAAGGGATGAAAATAAAAGAGATAGTGGTAGCTTTTGATGGTATTGCAATAGTTGTAAATCCTTCAAACGGTGTTACTGCACTTACAAAAGAACAAGTAAAAAAAATATATAAAGGTGAGATAACTAACTGGAAAGAGGTTGGTGGACCTGATAAAGCAATAGTTGCAGTAGGAAGAGATACAGCATCTGGGACAAGAGAAGCTTTTGATCATTTAGTTATGGATAAAGAGGAACCTGCAACAGGAGTTTTAGAATTAGCTTCAAATAATGCAGTTTTAGATGATGTAGAAAATACAAAAGGTGGAATTGGATATATAGGGCTAGGTTATGTAAATCATCAAGTAAAAGCATTAACTATAAATGGAATAAAACCTACATTTGATACTGTAAAAAATAAAACGTATCCTGTATCTAGAAATCTTTACTGGTATACAACTGAGGATAAAATAAATAATGTAAATGGAGTTAAACAATTAATAGATTATTTGCTTGGAGAAAAAGGACAAGCTATAGTAAAATCTCAAGGATTTGTACCTGTAAAATAG
- the pstC gene encoding phosphate ABC transporter permease subunit PstC produces MGKKRKIINSTMSNGVKLIAIFNIVIVFMIFLFIFFNSLDFFMKYPINKFLFGEEWRIKIGNDLKSIFGMLPLLKGSLIVTFIAIIISVPLSFITTIYIAEFAGKKEREIMKILIETMAAIPSVVLGFIGLKILSTPIKDIFNLDSGKTALTGGIILAFMAMPTIISISDDALKSLDKSYKDASLALGATKLQTTFKVLVPAAFSGIFASMMLGFGRVIGETMTVLMVTGNAPIFKSSPLTSVRTMTATIAAEMGESVNGSLHQKSLFAIGLILFILTFLVNIIADHFVEKSRKKMRE; encoded by the coding sequence ATGGGAAAAAAGAGAAAAATAATTAACAGTACCATGAGTAATGGAGTAAAATTAATTGCCATATTTAATATTGTGATAGTATTTATGATATTTTTATTTATATTTTTTAATAGTTTAGATTTTTTTATGAAATATCCAATAAATAAATTTTTATTTGGTGAAGAATGGAGAATTAAAATAGGTAACGATCTAAAAAGTATTTTTGGGATGTTACCACTTTTAAAAGGAAGTTTAATAGTAACTTTTATAGCAATTATAATAAGTGTACCGCTTAGTTTTATAACTACAATATATATTGCAGAATTTGCAGGGAAAAAAGAACGTGAAATTATGAAAATATTAATAGAAACAATGGCAGCAATTCCATCAGTTGTACTTGGATTTATAGGTTTGAAAATATTATCAACTCCTATAAAAGATATATTTAATCTAGATTCTGGAAAAACAGCTCTAACTGGTGGGATAATTTTAGCATTTATGGCAATGCCTACAATAATAAGTATATCTGATGATGCTTTAAAATCTTTAGATAAAAGTTATAAAGATGCTTCATTAGCTTTGGGAGCTACCAAATTACAAACTACATTTAAAGTACTTGTTCCAGCAGCATTTTCAGGAATATTTGCCTCAATGATGTTAGGTTTTGGGAGAGTGATTGGAGAGACAATGACAGTTTTAATGGTAACTGGAAATGCACCTATATTTAAAAGTAGCCCACTTACATCTGTTAGGACAATGACAGCCACTATAGCAGCAGAAATGGGAGAATCTGTAAATGGAAGTTTGCATCAGAAATCTCTATTTGCAATAGGATTAATATTGTTTATTTTGACATTTTTAGTTAATATAATTGCAGATCATTTTGTGGAAAAATCAAGAAAAAAGATGAGGGAGTAA
- the pstA gene encoding phosphate ABC transporter permease PstA — protein sequence MNKRKELVITWGIKIIAIMSLLPIFGILLYLIIKGLPAINWKFLTSMPENSGRAGGILAPIIGTLWLTVGTIIVSVPFGVLTAIFLVEYSKDNWLKRTINLMIINLAGIPSVVYGLFGLSLFVVWMGFGVSIISGSLTLGIMSLPVIITSTKEALLAVPNNLREASLALGATKWETVWKVVLPASMYGIVTGVILSIGRAAGETAPIIFTVATAYQNYLPETVLDKTMALPFHLFVISTEVNNMPMKNMYGTAFILVFITVGFNLVGTFIRSRFKKSR from the coding sequence ATGAATAAAAGAAAAGAGTTGGTTATAACTTGGGGAATAAAAATTATAGCTATAATGTCACTGTTACCAATATTTGGGATATTATTGTATTTAATAATAAAAGGATTGCCTGCGATAAATTGGAAATTTCTTACATCTATGCCTGAAAATAGTGGAAGAGCTGGAGGTATATTAGCACCTATAATTGGAACACTATGGTTGACTGTTGGGACTATAATAGTTTCAGTACCATTTGGAGTTTTAACAGCTATATTTTTAGTAGAATATTCAAAAGATAACTGGTTGAAAAGAACTATAAATTTGATGATAATAAATTTAGCAGGAATACCAAGTGTTGTATATGGATTATTTGGATTGTCACTGTTTGTTGTTTGGATGGGATTTGGAGTATCTATTATATCTGGTTCATTAACTTTAGGAATAATGTCTTTGCCAGTGATTATTACATCTACAAAAGAAGCTTTATTGGCTGTTCCAAATAATCTGAGAGAAGCCTCTTTAGCATTAGGAGCAACTAAATGGGAAACAGTTTGGAAGGTGGTATTGCCAGCATCGATGTATGGAATAGTTACAGGAGTTATTTTAAGTATAGGGAGAGCTGCAGGGGAAACAGCACCAATAATATTTACAGTTGCAACTGCTTATCAAAATTATTTACCAGAAACAGTGTTAGATAAAACAATGGCGTTGCCATTTCATCTATTTGTTATATCAACAGAGGTAAATAATATGCCTATGAAAAATATGTATGGGACTGCGTTTATACTTGTTTTTATTACTGTTGGATTTAATTTGGTTGGGACGTTTATTAGGAGTAGGTTTAAGAAATCTAGGTAG
- the pstB gene encoding phosphate ABC transporter ATP-binding protein PstB, with the protein MKEEERYKDIRVDIKNFNFYYGDFQALHNINMEIEKNKVTALIGPSGCGKSTFLRSVNRMNDLVDISKYEGEILLDNESIFSKKYDIVNLRKKIGMVFQRPNPFPKTIFENIVYGPKIHGEKDKNKLMEIVETSLKSVALWDEVKDKLNKSALGLSGGQQQRLCIARAIAVKPEILLMDEPTSALDPISTSKIEELIRELQKDYTIIIVTHNMQQAARISDYTAFFYNGVLEEFGDTEKTFTNPVNKKTEDYITGRFG; encoded by the coding sequence ATGAAAGAGGAAGAAAGATATAAAGATATACGAGTTGATATTAAAAATTTTAATTTTTACTATGGAGATTTTCAGGCTTTGCATAATATAAATATGGAAATTGAAAAAAATAAAGTTACAGCATTAATAGGACCTTCTGGATGTGGAAAATCTACATTTTTACGTTCTGTAAATAGGATGAATGATTTAGTAGATATATCTAAATATGAGGGAGAAATATTATTAGATAATGAGAGTATATTTTCTAAAAAATATGATATAGTAAATTTAAGGAAAAAAATTGGAATGGTATTTCAAAGACCAAATCCATTTCCTAAAACAATATTTGAAAATATAGTATATGGGCCTAAAATACATGGAGAAAAAGATAAAAATAAATTAATGGAAATTGTAGAAACAAGTTTGAAATCAGTAGCATTATGGGATGAAGTGAAGGATAAATTAAATAAATCTGCGTTGGGATTATCAGGCGGGCAGCAGCAAAGATTATGTATAGCAAGAGCAATAGCGGTAAAACCTGAAATTTTATTAATGGACGAGCCAACATCAGCTCTTGATCCAATATCTACTTCTAAAATAGAAGAGCTTATAAGAGAATTACAAAAAGATTATACTATAATTATAGTTACTCATAATATGCAGCAGGCAGCAAGAATTTCAGATTATACAGCATTTTTTTATAATGGTGTTTTGGAAGAGTTTGGAGATACAGAAAAAACATTTACTAATCCTGTAAATAAAAAAACCGAAGATTATATAACAGGAAGATTTGGGTGA
- the phoU gene encoding phosphate signaling complex protein PhoU, with translation MKSLNEAITEINSMEMEMIKDVKRLIEITIEELNNKTFDKSIYGEGKVLEEDTNDLEVQIDEKTIGAIARYQPAARDLRFLIGIMHMNKDLERMADLCINILKTAKRIFRDRVNEEIEIVSLIDMGEKVYNMFEIFNHGYIEKDVKKGYIIFGLDDEVDKIKKESIDKIKDKVKENIEYLDLGIENLLISKNYERIADNITNLAESLIYIYRGEDLRHQAVKEMS, from the coding sequence ATGAAAAGTTTAAATGAAGCTATTACAGAGATAAATAGTATGGAAATGGAAATGATAAAAGATGTGAAAAGACTTATAGAAATTACAATAGAGGAGCTTAATAATAAAACATTTGACAAAAGTATATATGGGGAAGGAAAGGTACTGGAAGAAGATACAAATGATTTGGAAGTTCAAATAGATGAGAAAACAATTGGAGCTATTGCAAGATACCAGCCGGCAGCAAGAGATTTAAGATTTTTAATAGGAATAATGCATATGAATAAAGATTTAGAAAGAATGGCAGATTTATGTATAAATATATTAAAAACTGCAAAGAGAATATTTAGAGATAGAGTTAATGAAGAGATTGAGATAGTTTCACTAATAGATATGGGAGAAAAAGTTTACAATATGTTTGAGATTTTTAATCATGGATATATAGAAAAGGATGTTAAAAAGGGATATATTATATTTGGATTAGATGATGAAGTTGATAAAATAAAAAAAGAAAGTATAGATAAAATAAAAGATAAAGTAAAAGAAAATATAGAATATTTGGATCTAGGAATAGAAAATTTATTAATATCTAAAAATTATGAAAGAATAGCAGATAATATAACAAATTTAGCAGAATCTTTAATTTATATATATCGAGGAGAGGATTTAAGACATCAAGCTGTTAAGGAGATGAGCTAA
- a CDS encoding response regulator, whose protein sequence is MKIVVVEDDSQIRELIVYFLQKEKYDVVASGDGYEAIKLIAEIKPDLLILDLMLPNLSGIDITKIVRDLPEKYGNPLIIMVTAKTETDDVIKGLEAGANEYIRKPFDPRELIARIKNIMKRTGKKINKQIEFGDILIDESKYIVYENKNEVELSKKEYELLKYFIINKDMILTREKLLNEVWGVDYFPGDRVIDVYVGKIRGKFKILGENLKTVKGVGYKLIEKKF, encoded by the coding sequence ATGAAAATTGTAGTTGTAGAAGATGATAGCCAAATAAGAGAACTTATAGTATATTTTTTACAAAAGGAAAAATATGATGTTGTGGCTTCTGGAGATGGATATGAAGCTATAAAATTAATAGCAGAAATCAAACCAGATTTATTAATACTTGATTTAATGTTACCAAATTTAAGTGGAATAGATATAACTAAAATAGTCAGGGATTTACCTGAAAAATATGGAAATCCATTAATAATAATGGTAACTGCTAAAACTGAAACAGATGATGTGATAAAAGGTTTGGAAGCAGGGGCTAATGAATATATAAGAAAGCCATTTGACCCAAGAGAGTTAATAGCTAGAATAAAGAATATAATGAAAAGAACTGGAAAAAAAATAAATAAACAGATAGAATTTGGAGATATATTAATAGATGAATCTAAGTATATAGTGTACGAAAATAAAAATGAAGTAGAATTATCAAAAAAAGAGTATGAATTATTGAAATATTTTATAATTAATAAAGATATGATTTTAACACGAGAAAAATTGTTGAATGAAGTTTGGGGAGTGGATTATTTTCCTGGAGATAGAGTTATAGACGTTTATGTTGGAAAAATAAGGGGTAAATTTAAAATTTTGGGAGAAAATTTAAAGACAGTTAAGGGGGTTGGATATAAATTAATAGAAAAGAAGTTTTAA
- a CDS encoding sensor histidine kinase — MIISFEFIFLIVFNVYLKNNFQNFTEKEFREQAKIVEIALENEGNSILKKIGEHSSNRITIIKKDGKVIYDNRKQGHESEMDSHRYRKEVKEALNGKEGFSIRKSNTLNENLLYYSMKSDDYIIRISMEYNIIQKIIDKTIFILLGIFIFLDILYYIIFVHYIKSFYSKKINRMKEILEGNGEISSIYLEDDIDLKEFWEIIRKWQFKNLNNLDKIAEEREKLSKIVSSIEMGIITVNRDGNIEFINNDSEKFMDLDINSNLYYEKINDVNIIKFIRNFLNERKISKEEIFFSKLKEYYILESHYIENGDLYIILLKDITQNRKFEEVQKQFITDISHELKTPLTNIKGYLIALLGAIDKETKEKFGEIVLKNIEKFENIIKDFLNITKIENSKIVNRYDVKINDVIEETKDSLVSRIMATNAKVNYNFNLKNENGYINIDKEKVITILKNLIENGIIYNNKIPEITVNISENESYYEFDIKDNGIGIEEIELKNIFKRFYRIDKARGNNLAGTGLGLAIVNDIISNYKGEIEIESKMGKGTKFKVKLPKA; from the coding sequence ATGATTATATCGTTTGAGTTTATATTTTTAATAGTTTTTAATGTTTATTTGAAAAATAATTTTCAAAATTTTACAGAAAAAGAATTTAGAGAACAAGCAAAAATTGTAGAGATAGCTTTAGAAAATGAAGGTAATTCTATTTTAAAAAAGATAGGGGAACATAGTAGTAATAGAATTACAATTATAAAAAAAGATGGGAAAGTTATATATGATAATAGAAAACAAGGGCATGAAAGTGAGATGGATTCTCACAGATATAGAAAAGAGGTAAAAGAAGCTTTAAATGGTAAAGAGGGATTTTCTATAAGAAAAAGTAATACTTTAAATGAGAATTTATTGTATTATAGTATGAAATCAGATGATTATATTATAAGAATATCTATGGAATACAATATAATTCAAAAAATAATAGACAAAACTATATTTATTTTATTAGGAATTTTTATATTTTTGGATATATTATATTATATTATATTTGTGCATTATATAAAATCATTCTATTCAAAAAAAATAAATAGAATGAAAGAGATATTAGAAGGAAATGGAGAAATATCTTCTATATATTTAGAAGATGATATAGATTTAAAAGAGTTTTGGGAAATAATAAGAAAATGGCAGTTTAAAAATTTAAATAATTTAGATAAAATAGCTGAAGAAAGAGAAAAATTAAGCAAAATAGTATCGTCTATTGAAATGGGGATTATTACAGTTAATAGAGATGGAAATATAGAATTTATTAATAATGACTCTGAAAAATTTATGGATTTAGATATAAATTCTAATTTATATTATGAAAAAATAAATGATGTGAATATAATAAAATTTATTAGAAATTTTTTGAATGAAAGAAAGATTTCAAAAGAAGAAATATTTTTTTCGAAATTAAAAGAATATTATATATTAGAAAGCCATTATATTGAAAATGGTGATTTGTATATAATTTTATTAAAAGATATAACGCAAAATAGGAAATTTGAAGAGGTTCAAAAACAATTTATAACAGATATATCTCATGAATTAAAAACACCTCTTACAAATATAAAAGGATATTTAATAGCTTTATTGGGAGCAATTGATAAAGAAACAAAAGAAAAATTTGGAGAAATAGTATTAAAAAATATAGAAAAATTTGAAAATATAATAAAGGATTTTCTTAATATTACAAAAATAGAAAATAGTAAAATAGTAAATAGATATGATGTGAAAATAAATGATGTGATAGAAGAAACAAAAGACAGTTTAGTATCAAGAATAATGGCAACTAATGCTAAAGTTAATTATAATTTTAATCTAAAAAATGAAAATGGATATATAAATATTGATAAAGAAAAAGTAATAACAATTTTAAAAAATTTAATAGAAAATGGAATTATTTATAATAATAAAATTCCAGAGATAACAGTAAATATATCTGAAAATGAGAGTTATTATGAATTTGATATTAAAGACAATGGAATTGGAATAGAAGAGATAGAATTAAAAAATATTTTTAAAAGATTTTATAGAATTGATAAAGCAAGAGGAAATAATTTAGCAGGAACAGGTCTTGGACTTGCAATAGTAAATGATATAATATCTAATTATAAAGGTGAGATAGAAATTGAATCTAAAATGGGAAAAGGGACAAAATTTAAAGTGAAACTGCCTAAAGCTTAG
- a CDS encoding ArsR/SmtB family transcription factor: MENDNIFLELADFFKIFGDYTRLKILKILMKQETCTGGIARELDMSKSSISHQLKILRDKRLIKYRKEGKSVIYSLDDEHIEKIFNMGLTHLGEGGVSND, translated from the coding sequence ATGGAAAATGATAATATTTTTTTAGAGCTTGCAGATTTTTTTAAAATTTTTGGAGATTATACAAGGCTAAAGATATTAAAAATATTGATGAAGCAAGAAACTTGTACAGGAGGGATTGCAAGAGAATTAGATATGAGTAAATCGAGTATATCTCATCAATTAAAAATATTAAGGGATAAAAGATTGATAAAGTACAGAAAAGAGGGGAAATCTGTAATTTATTCTTTAGATGATGAACATATTGAAAAAATATTTAATATGGGATTAACACATTTAGGTGAAGGAGGTGTTAGCAATGACTAA